Proteins encoded together in one uncultured Desulfosarcina sp. window:
- a CDS encoding thiamine pyrophosphate-dependent enzyme, whose product MGKTFSKPRSLTDAHTHYCPGCTHGVIHRLVAEAIDDLGIRRRVVGIAPVGCAVLAYNYFDCDFQEAAHGRAPAMATGIKRVRPDLMVFTYQGDGDLASIGMGEIVHAANRGEKFTTIFVNNAIYGMTGGQMAPTTMPGQRATTAPFGRNVEEVGMPIKMADLLAALQTPAYITRQTVIRPKYINKAKKAIKQAFTYQMENRCFSLVEVVSTCPTNWGMTPMEAVEWTENTLLKYYQLGDFKVPA is encoded by the coding sequence ATGGGAAAAACCTTTTCAAAACCGAGATCCCTCACGGATGCCCACACCCACTATTGCCCTGGATGCACCCACGGCGTCATCCATCGTCTGGTCGCCGAGGCCATCGACGATCTGGGAATTCGCCGACGCGTTGTCGGAATCGCTCCGGTGGGCTGCGCGGTACTGGCCTATAACTATTTCGACTGCGATTTCCAGGAAGCCGCCCACGGCAGGGCCCCGGCCATGGCCACGGGCATCAAGCGGGTGCGGCCCGATCTGATGGTCTTCACCTACCAGGGAGACGGCGACCTGGCCAGCATCGGCATGGGGGAAATCGTCCACGCCGCCAACCGCGGCGAGAAATTTACCACGATTTTCGTCAACAACGCGATCTACGGGATGACCGGCGGACAGATGGCCCCCACCACCATGCCGGGTCAGCGCGCCACCACCGCGCCCTTCGGCAGAAATGTGGAAGAAGTGGGCATGCCGATCAAAATGGCCGATCTCCTGGCGGCCCTGCAGACCCCGGCCTACATCACCCGACAGACCGTGATCCGGCCGAAATATATCAACAAGGCCAAAAAGGCGATCAAACAGGCGTTTACCTATCAGATGGAAAACCGTTGCTTCAGCCTGGTGGAGGTGGTCAGCACCTGCCCCACCAACTGGGGGATGACGCCCATGGAGGCCGTGGAGTGGACGGAAAACACGCTGTTGAAGTACTACCAACTGGGCGACTTTAAAGTCCCGGCCTGA
- a CDS encoding cobalamin biosynthesis protein CbiA: protein MELDLRGIVIIVGAYGSGKTEVAINLALAMNHRGTEVRLADLDLVNPYFRTREARHVLRSRGIDVVLPEDQYMHADLPILTPKVSGMLKKPTGLTLLDVGGDDVGATVLAALADFLKGKVPEVLQVINPNRPHTDTVDGCLKMRREIEKSSKMTITGIVGNANLMEATREQDILDGYDFASRVAQAAGIPLRFITIPAALLTRIDKRSIHCPVLAVKRQLVPPWMKAESLDFKSQV from the coding sequence GTGGAACTGGATTTACGTGGTATTGTCATCATCGTCGGCGCCTATGGCAGCGGGAAGACCGAAGTGGCCATCAATCTGGCCCTTGCCATGAACCATCGGGGAACCGAGGTCCGGCTGGCCGACCTGGATCTGGTAAATCCCTATTTCAGAACCCGTGAAGCCCGCCATGTTCTAAGGAGCCGGGGAATCGACGTCGTTCTGCCGGAGGACCAGTACATGCACGCCGATCTTCCCATCCTGACACCGAAGGTGTCCGGCATGCTGAAAAAGCCCACGGGTCTGACCCTGTTGGATGTCGGGGGCGACGACGTCGGGGCGACGGTGCTGGCGGCTCTGGCGGACTTCTTAAAAGGCAAGGTTCCTGAAGTCCTGCAGGTGATCAACCCCAACCGCCCCCATACCGACACGGTGGACGGCTGCCTGAAAATGCGCCGGGAAATCGAAAAGAGTTCCAAAATGACCATAACCGGCATCGTCGGCAACGCCAATCTGATGGAGGCGACCCGGGAGCAGGACATCCTCGATGGATACGATTTTGCGAGCCGGGTGGCCCAGGCCGCGGGTATCCCATTGCGGTTCATTACGATCCCGGCCGCCCTGTTGACCCGGATAGACAAAAGGAGTATTCATTGCCCGGTGCTGGCCGTAAAACGGCAGCTGGTGCCCCCCTGGATGAAAGCCGAATCATTGGATTTCAAATCTCAAGTTTGA
- the hisC gene encoding histidinol-phosphate transaminase: protein MKLMIPDHIRAISPYVPGKPLEELEREYGIRNSIKLASNENPLGPSPRALEAIGKGLSSLHRYPDGAGHDLIQKIARVNDVAPENVVIGNGSDDIIAMLVQAFVRPGNRVIVPLPSFLMYDIAATAAGAVVDRVPLDGLGLDLTAMAERVTADTRLIFVCNPNNPTGTVVTRAAFENFMARLPDHVVVVVDEAYIEFAKNPDCLKTGSPADLTRPLVTLRTFSKAYGLAGLRVGYGIMPAELAGLLHRVRLPFNVNALAQAAAAAALDDRDFLERSVRLVHDGLESLYTAMDCMEQVYFKSESNFFLIDVNQPADEVFEKMLRQGVIVRSMRAYGYPNYIRINVGLEEENRRFVRALETVLQS from the coding sequence ATGAAACTGATGATCCCCGACCACATCCGGGCCATCTCCCCCTACGTTCCCGGCAAACCGTTGGAAGAACTCGAACGCGAATACGGCATCCGCAATTCGATCAAGCTGGCCTCCAACGAAAACCCTTTGGGCCCCAGTCCAAGAGCCCTGGAAGCCATCGGCAAGGGGCTTTCGTCCCTGCATCGCTACCCGGACGGCGCCGGCCACGATCTGATTCAAAAAATCGCCCGGGTCAATGACGTGGCACCGGAGAACGTAGTTATCGGCAACGGATCGGACGACATCATCGCCATGCTCGTCCAGGCGTTTGTCCGGCCCGGCAACCGTGTGATCGTGCCGTTGCCTTCTTTTCTCATGTACGACATTGCGGCCACTGCCGCCGGTGCCGTGGTCGACCGCGTCCCCCTCGACGGTCTGGGGTTGGACCTTACCGCCATGGCCGAGCGGGTGACGGCGGACACCCGGCTGATTTTCGTCTGTAACCCCAACAATCCGACGGGAACGGTAGTCACCCGCGCCGCCTTTGAAAACTTCATGGCGCGGCTGCCGGATCATGTGGTGGTCGTCGTCGACGAAGCCTATATCGAGTTCGCCAAAAATCCAGATTGCCTGAAAACCGGCAGCCCGGCGGACCTGACCCGCCCGCTGGTGACCCTGAGGACCTTTTCCAAGGCCTACGGACTCGCCGGACTCCGGGTGGGATACGGGATCATGCCCGCCGAACTGGCCGGATTGCTCCATCGGGTAAGGCTGCCCTTCAACGTCAATGCCTTGGCGCAGGCGGCAGCGGCGGCAGCCCTGGACGACCGGGACTTTCTGGAGCGTTCGGTCCGTCTGGTCCACGATGGGTTGGAAAGCCTTTATACGGCCATGGATTGCATGGAACAGGTTTACTTCAAGAGCGAATCCAACTTTTTTCTCATCGATGTGAATCAGCCGGCGGATGAGGTTTTTGAAAAGATGCTGAGACAGGGCGTGATTGTCAGATCCATGCGGGCTTACGGGTACCCGAACTATATCCGCATCAACGTGGGGCTGGAAGAAGAAAACCGGCGCTTTGTCCGGGCGCTGGAAACTGTCCTTCAATCATAG
- a CDS encoding 2-oxoacid:acceptor oxidoreductase family protein has product MQSEIMFAGFGGQGILLIGKVLAHAAMEEGYEVAWIPSYGPEMRGGTAYCTVVISDRPIGSPIIKNPLHLVAMNGPSLEKFAPTVKPNGIVFVNSSLISFGANRDDVDELRVDVVGIAKKLGSVKAANIVALGAFVARSKIVPLETIKACVKEEFSKKPKLIPLNMDAVDAGVKAAQK; this is encoded by the coding sequence ATGCAGAGCGAAATCATGTTCGCCGGATTCGGTGGACAGGGTATCTTGTTAATCGGCAAAGTCCTGGCCCATGCGGCCATGGAGGAGGGCTACGAGGTGGCCTGGATTCCCTCCTACGGCCCGGAAATGCGCGGCGGAACCGCATACTGCACCGTGGTGATCAGCGACCGTCCCATCGGTTCGCCCATCATTAAAAATCCGCTTCATCTGGTGGCCATGAACGGGCCGTCGCTGGAGAAGTTCGCGCCCACGGTCAAGCCCAACGGAATCGTCTTCGTCAACAGCTCGCTGATCTCCTTCGGGGCGAACAGGGACGATGTGGATGAACTGCGGGTCGACGTGGTGGGTATCGCCAAGAAACTGGGCAGCGTCAAGGCCGCCAACATCGTGGCCCTGGGAGCGTTTGTGGCCCGCAGCAAAATCGTCCCGCTGGAAACGATCAAGGCGTGCGTCAAGGAAGAGTTCAGCAAAAAGCCAAAACTGATACCGCTGAATATGGATGCCGTGGACGCCGGTGTAAAGGCCGCCCAGAAATAG
- the cmk gene encoding (d)CMP kinase codes for MNTTPPLLITIDGPAGAGKTTVSKMLARELGYRYLDTGALYRGVAYEVRAAGIAADDDAGLERVCRSLKLEFQDNRLTSNGADISQLIRTPEITMLASAVSARPVVRQALLDLQRDIGRAKALVAEGRDMGTVVFPDADLKFFLDASVRQRARRRYEQYGAAGQQTLERIEQEIRQRDANDSSRDVAPLKPADDAVIIDSTAIDAEQVVAKMMAQVAAIIP; via the coding sequence ATGAATACCACCCCTCCATTGCTGATCACCATCGACGGCCCGGCCGGCGCAGGAAAAACCACGGTCAGCAAGATGCTGGCACGGGAACTGGGATACCGGTACCTGGATACCGGCGCCCTGTACCGCGGCGTCGCCTACGAAGTCCGTGCCGCCGGGATTGCCGCGGATGACGATGCGGGTCTCGAGCGCGTCTGCCGGAGCCTGAAACTTGAATTTCAGGACAATCGGCTGACTTCCAACGGCGCGGACATCAGCCAGTTGATTCGTACACCGGAAATCACCATGCTGGCATCGGCGGTCTCGGCCCGCCCGGTGGTGAGGCAGGCCCTGCTGGACCTGCAAAGGGACATCGGCCGGGCCAAAGCGCTCGTGGCCGAAGGGCGTGACATGGGGACGGTCGTCTTTCCGGACGCCGATCTCAAATTCTTTCTGGACGCCTCGGTGCGCCAACGCGCCCGGCGCCGCTATGAGCAATACGGTGCGGCCGGGCAGCAGACGCTCGAGCGGATCGAGCAGGAGATCCGCCAACGGGACGCCAACGACAGCAGCCGGGATGTCGCTCCGCTCAAGCCGGCCGACGATGCCGTGATCATCGATTCGACGGCGATCGATGCTGAGCAGGTCGTCGCAAAGATGATGGCGCAGGTTGCCGCCATAATTCCCTAA
- the vorB gene encoding 3-methyl-2-oxobutanoate dehydrogenase subunit VorB — protein sequence MAKVLMKGNEAIGEAAIRAGCLNYFAYPITPQSEVAEYLARRMPEVGGVFLQGESEVAVGYMLFGASGAGERVFTTSSSPGISLMSEAISYIAAAQCPAVFVNIVRGGPGLGGILPSQGDYFQATKGIGHGDCRLLVMAPASVQEAVEMVMTAFPLAEKYRNPVMVIGDGLIGQMMEPVEFPDHLKTEPTDKNDWATNGMDHRGSDTRNLVKSLFLDPVVLNDNNLQLKAKYDRMRAEEVRFEAYNTDGPYRLLIVSYGTMSRVCRTSIDMLKAEGIEVGMIRPQTLFPFPEKAVSDAADAPSCTHVISIEMSMGQMVEDVERSIQGRRPVSWYGKCGGEIPTPEEIIEVVKERIG from the coding sequence ATGGCAAAGGTATTGATGAAGGGAAACGAGGCCATCGGTGAAGCGGCGATCCGGGCCGGCTGCCTGAACTACTTCGCCTATCCGATCACACCCCAGTCCGAAGTGGCCGAGTATCTGGCCCGGCGCATGCCCGAGGTGGGCGGCGTCTTTCTTCAAGGGGAGAGCGAGGTGGCCGTAGGGTACATGCTTTTCGGCGCCTCTGGCGCCGGTGAGCGAGTATTCACCACTTCTTCCAGCCCGGGTATCAGCCTGATGAGCGAAGCCATCAGCTACATCGCCGCGGCCCAGTGTCCGGCGGTGTTCGTGAATATCGTGCGCGGCGGGCCCGGTCTGGGCGGCATTCTGCCTTCCCAGGGGGACTACTTTCAGGCCACCAAGGGCATCGGCCACGGCGACTGCCGGCTGCTGGTCATGGCCCCGGCCAGCGTCCAGGAGGCGGTCGAAATGGTGATGACGGCTTTCCCCCTGGCCGAAAAATATCGCAATCCGGTGATGGTGATCGGCGACGGACTCATCGGCCAGATGATGGAGCCGGTGGAATTTCCCGACCATCTGAAAACCGAACCGACCGACAAAAATGACTGGGCGACCAATGGCATGGACCATCGCGGCAGCGACACGCGCAATCTGGTCAAGTCCCTGTTTCTGGACCCGGTAGTCCTCAATGACAACAATCTCCAGCTCAAAGCCAAATACGACCGCATGCGGGCCGAAGAGGTGCGCTTCGAGGCCTATAATACGGATGGGCCGTACCGCTTGTTGATCGTCAGCTACGGGACCATGAGCCGGGTGTGCCGTACGTCCATCGACATGCTCAAGGCCGAGGGCATCGAGGTGGGCATGATCCGCCCGCAGACCCTGTTCCCGTTTCCCGAAAAGGCCGTTTCCGATGCGGCCGATGCACCGTCGTGCACCCATGTGATCAGCATCGAGATGAGTATGGGCCAGATGGTGGAAGACGTCGAGCGCAGCATCCAGGGCCGGCGTCCGGTGAGCTGGTACGGAAAGTGCGGCGGCGAAATCCCGACGCCGGAAGAGATCATCGAGGTGGTCAAGGAGCGTATCGGCTGA
- a CDS encoding 4Fe-4S dicluster domain-containing protein produces the protein MAYQHHIERDRCKGCGLCITVCPKNVLEISPDVNAKGYFPAFQARPDDCIHCSMCCIMCPDVAITITETEEPAA, from the coding sequence ATGGCATATCAACACCATATCGAGCGGGACCGGTGCAAGGGCTGCGGCCTGTGCATCACCGTGTGTCCCAAAAACGTTCTCGAAATTTCCCCCGATGTCAATGCAAAGGGGTATTTCCCGGCCTTTCAGGCGCGTCCGGACGACTGCATTCACTGCAGTATGTGCTGCATCATGTGCCCGGACGTGGCCATCACCATCACCGAAACCGAAGAACCCGCCGCCTGA